One segment of Argiope bruennichi chromosome 11, qqArgBrue1.1, whole genome shotgun sequence DNA contains the following:
- the LOC129956976 gene encoding probable methylmalonate-semialdehyde dehydrogenase [acylating], mitochondrial isoform X1, whose translation MGRYLKTLLLSKRLHLIKYGFLSRHIASAPTTKLFIDGKFIESKTSDWIDLHNPATNEVVTRVPKSTKDEMEWAVASAKETFKTWSNTSILTRQQTMFKLQHLIKENMNRLKESITLEQGKTLIDAEGDVHRGLQVVEHACGITSLQLGETLPSISRDMDTISYRLPLGVCAGIAPFNFPAMIPLWMFPLALVCGNTMILKPSERDPGATMILMELAKEAGIPDGAVNVIHGAHEAVTFICDNPTIRAISFVGSDRAGKYIYERGSKNGKRVQCNMGAKNHGVIVPDANKEHTLNQLVGAAFGAAGQRCMALSTAVFVGESQKWIPELVERAKKLKVNAGHIPNTDLGPVISPEAKKRICNLVESGVKEGAKLLLDGRGIVVPGFEKGNFVGPTILSDVKPSMECYREEIFGPVLLTLSADTIDDAINLINSNPYGNGTAVFTTNGATARKFIAEIDVGQVGVNVPIPVPLPMFSFTGSRGSFLGDANFYGKAGVNFYTQLKTITQLWREQDATDSKAATSMPVMK comes from the exons ATGGGACGATACCTGAAAACTTTGTTATTGTCAAAACGACTTCATTTGATC aaatatGGATTCCTCTCAAGACATATTGCCTCAGCT CCAACTACTAAACTGTTTATTGATGGGAAATTTATCGAATCCAAGACTTCAGATTGGATTGATTTGCATAATCCT GCAACAAATGAAGTCGTGACAAGGGTGCCTAAATCTACCAAAGACGAAATGGAATGGGCAGTTGCCAGtgcaaaagaaacatttaaaacttgGTCCAATACATCAATTCTTACTCGGCAGCAGACTATGTTCAAGTTGcagcatttaataaaagaaaatatg aatagattAAAAGAAAGCATTACTTTAGAGCAAGGCAAAACTCTAATAGATGCAGAAGGTGATGTACATAGAGGATTGC agGTTGTGGAACATGCTTGTGGAATCACATCCTTACAGTTAGGAGAAACCTTGCCATCAATATCTCGAGATATGGATACCATATCATATCGCTTACCTCTTGGAGTGTGTGCTGGTATTGCACCATTTAATTTTCCTGCAATGATACCTCTTTGG ATGTTTCCTCTTGCATTGGTATGTGGTAATACTATGATTCTCAAACCATCAGAAAGAGATCCAGGTGCCACGATGATTTTGATGGAGTTAGCAAAAGAAGCTGGTATTCCTGACGGAGCTGTTAATGTTATTCATGGTGCACATGAAG CTGTTACTTTCATATGTGACAATCCAACTATTAGAGCTATATCTTTTGTGGGATCTGACCGAGCG GGTAAATATATCTATGAACGAGGCTCCAAGAATGGCAAACGCGTGCAGTGTAatatg GGTGCTAAAAATCATGGAGTTATAGTGCCTGATGCTAATAAAGAGCACACTCTAAATCAG CTTGTAGGTGCAGCATTCGGAGCAGCAGGTCAGCGTTGTATGGCCTTATCGACTGCTGTTTTTGTTGGGGAATCACAAAAATGGATTCCAGAACTTGTAGAGAGGGCAAAGAAGTTGAAAGTTAATGCTG ggCATATCCCAAATACTGATCTGGGACCTGTCATCTCACCAGAAGCCAAAAAGAGGATTTGCAATTTAGTTGAATCGGGAGTAAAGGAGGGTGCCAAATTGTTGTTGGATGGAAGAGGCATTGTAGTTCCaggttttgaaaaaggaaacttTGTTGGTCCAACTATTCTTTCTGATGTGAAG CCAAGTATGGAATGCTACCGAGAAGAGATCTTTGGCCCTGTTTTATTAACACTCTCTGCAGATACCATTGATGATgctattaatcttattaattctAATCCATATGGAAATGGGACAGCAGTGTTTACTACAAATGGAGCTACAGCAAGGAAATTTATAGCAGAAATTGATGTTGGTcaa GTTGGTGTAAATGTTCCAATTCCTGTTCCCCTTCCTATGTTCTCATTTACTGGTTCTAGAGGATCTTTCTTGGGTGATGCCAATTTCTATGGAAAAGCT GGTGTCAATTTCTACACGCAGCTGAAGACGATAACCCAGTTGTGGAGAGAACAAGATGCTACTGATTCTAAAGCAGCAACGAGCATGCCAGTCatgaagtaa
- the LOC129956976 gene encoding probable methylmalonate-semialdehyde dehydrogenase [acylating], mitochondrial isoform X2, giving the protein MGRYLKTLLLSKRLHLIKYGFLSRHIASAPTTKLFIDGKFIESKTSDWIDLHNPATNEVVTRVPKSTKDEMEWAVASAKETFKTWSNTSILTRQQTMFKLQHLIKENMNRLKESITLEQGKTLIDAEGDVHRGLQVVEHACGITSLQLGETLPSISRDMDTISYRLPLGVCAGIAPFNFPAMIPLWMFPLALVCGNTMILKPSERDPGATMILMELAKEAGIPDGAVNVIHGAHEAVTFICDNPTIRAISFVGSDRAGKYIYERGSKNGKRVQCNMGAKNHGVIVPDANKEHTLNQLVGAAFGAAGQRCMALSTAVFVGESQKWIPELVERAKKLKVNAGHIPNTDLGPVISPEAKKRICNLVESGVKEGAKLLLDGRGIVVPGFEKGNFVGPTILSDVKGVNFYTQLKTITQLWREQDATDSKAATSMPVMK; this is encoded by the exons ATGGGACGATACCTGAAAACTTTGTTATTGTCAAAACGACTTCATTTGATC aaatatGGATTCCTCTCAAGACATATTGCCTCAGCT CCAACTACTAAACTGTTTATTGATGGGAAATTTATCGAATCCAAGACTTCAGATTGGATTGATTTGCATAATCCT GCAACAAATGAAGTCGTGACAAGGGTGCCTAAATCTACCAAAGACGAAATGGAATGGGCAGTTGCCAGtgcaaaagaaacatttaaaacttgGTCCAATACATCAATTCTTACTCGGCAGCAGACTATGTTCAAGTTGcagcatttaataaaagaaaatatg aatagattAAAAGAAAGCATTACTTTAGAGCAAGGCAAAACTCTAATAGATGCAGAAGGTGATGTACATAGAGGATTGC agGTTGTGGAACATGCTTGTGGAATCACATCCTTACAGTTAGGAGAAACCTTGCCATCAATATCTCGAGATATGGATACCATATCATATCGCTTACCTCTTGGAGTGTGTGCTGGTATTGCACCATTTAATTTTCCTGCAATGATACCTCTTTGG ATGTTTCCTCTTGCATTGGTATGTGGTAATACTATGATTCTCAAACCATCAGAAAGAGATCCAGGTGCCACGATGATTTTGATGGAGTTAGCAAAAGAAGCTGGTATTCCTGACGGAGCTGTTAATGTTATTCATGGTGCACATGAAG CTGTTACTTTCATATGTGACAATCCAACTATTAGAGCTATATCTTTTGTGGGATCTGACCGAGCG GGTAAATATATCTATGAACGAGGCTCCAAGAATGGCAAACGCGTGCAGTGTAatatg GGTGCTAAAAATCATGGAGTTATAGTGCCTGATGCTAATAAAGAGCACACTCTAAATCAG CTTGTAGGTGCAGCATTCGGAGCAGCAGGTCAGCGTTGTATGGCCTTATCGACTGCTGTTTTTGTTGGGGAATCACAAAAATGGATTCCAGAACTTGTAGAGAGGGCAAAGAAGTTGAAAGTTAATGCTG ggCATATCCCAAATACTGATCTGGGACCTGTCATCTCACCAGAAGCCAAAAAGAGGATTTGCAATTTAGTTGAATCGGGAGTAAAGGAGGGTGCCAAATTGTTGTTGGATGGAAGAGGCATTGTAGTTCCaggttttgaaaaaggaaacttTGTTGGTCCAACTATTCTTTCTGATGTGAAG GGTGTCAATTTCTACACGCAGCTGAAGACGATAACCCAGTTGTGGAGAGAACAAGATGCTACTGATTCTAAAGCAGCAACGAGCATGCCAGTCatgaagtaa